A stretch of Blautia liquoris DNA encodes these proteins:
- the queA gene encoding tRNA preQ1(34) S-adenosylmethionine ribosyltransferase-isomerase QueA: MKTSDFNYELPKELIAQDPLKDRSASRLMHLDPLSGAVEHRHFTDILEYLHPGDCLVINDTKVIPARLYGRKEGTDASIEILLLKRKENDVWETLVKPGKRCKIGTVIDFGEGILTGTVIDIVEDGNRLIQFTYDGIFEEILDQLGEMPLPPYITHKLKDKNRYQTVYAKHEGSAAAPTAGLHFTKELLGQVEDMGVKIAHVTLHVGLGTFRPVKVDDVKEHHMHSEFFVVEEDQAKLINDTKASGHRVISVGTTSCRTLESAVSDDGILRAKSGWTDIFIYPGFTFKMVDGLITNFHLPESTLLMLVSALAGKDHILAAYEEAVRQGYRFFSFGDAMLIL, translated from the coding sequence ATGAAAACATCAGATTTTAATTATGAGCTACCGAAGGAGCTAATCGCTCAAGACCCTTTAAAGGATCGCAGTGCATCGAGACTGATGCATCTGGATCCCTTGTCTGGTGCTGTGGAACACCGTCATTTCACGGATATTCTAGAGTACTTACATCCGGGAGACTGTCTCGTGATCAATGATACAAAAGTGATACCGGCACGTCTTTACGGACGAAAAGAAGGAACAGATGCTTCGATCGAGATTTTGCTCTTAAAGAGAAAAGAAAATGATGTCTGGGAGACACTTGTGAAACCTGGGAAAAGGTGTAAGATCGGAACGGTCATTGATTTCGGAGAGGGAATTTTGACCGGAACGGTCATTGATATTGTTGAAGATGGAAACCGTCTGATTCAGTTTACCTATGATGGGATCTTTGAGGAAATCTTAGATCAGCTGGGCGAGATGCCGCTTCCTCCTTACATCACACATAAACTAAAAGATAAGAATCGCTATCAGACGGTCTATGCAAAACATGAGGGTTCAGCCGCAGCACCTACTGCAGGGCTTCATTTTACAAAGGAGCTTTTGGGGCAGGTGGAAGATATGGGTGTGAAGATTGCCCATGTGACACTGCATGTGGGACTTGGAACTTTTCGTCCTGTCAAGGTAGATGATGTAAAAGAGCATCATATGCACTCAGAGTTTTTCGTGGTAGAAGAAGATCAGGCAAAGCTGATTAACGATACAAAGGCGTCTGGGCATCGAGTAATTTCCGTTGGAACAACAAGCTGTAGGACTCTTGAGTCTGCAGTTTCAGATGATGGAATATTGAGGGCAAAGAGTGGCTGGACCGATATCTTTATCTACCCGGGCTTTACGTTCAAGATGGTTGACGGATTAATTACCAATTTTCATCTGCCAGAGTCCACACTTTTGATGTTAGTGTCAGCACTGGCAGGAAAGGATCACATTCTGGCAGCTTACGAAGAGGCAGTTCGGCAAGGATACCGCTTCTTCTCATTCGGAGATGCAATGTTAATCCTGTGA
- the aroA gene encoding 3-phosphoshikimate 1-carboxyvinyltransferase, with translation MKISKLTHPLRGELKVPGDKSISHRAVMLGSLAQGDTEVSDFLEGADCLSTIDCFRKMGIDIEKTDHKIIIHGKGLHGLKKPYGILDCGNSGTTMRLISGILSGQSFESTLTGDPSIKKRPMNRIIRPLKMMGADIKSINSNDCAPLSIVGKQLNGIEYHSPLASAQVKSCILLAGLYADSPTSVTEPYVSRNHTELMLSYFEGDVKTLETTAMIQPEPHLKGQKVDVPGDISSAAYFIAAALMIPGSKILLKNVGINPTRSGIITVCKSMGGKIELISQRNDGYEPTADLLIQSSDLHGCVIGGGMIPTLIDEIPIIAVLASFASGITMIKDAQELKVKESNRLDIMVKELQAMGVNVEGTDDGMIIQGGNPMNGTEIESYLDHRIAMAFSIAGLVCEGETTIKHSNCIDISYPGFYKDLAELSQD, from the coding sequence ATGAAAATATCAAAACTTACACATCCGCTTCGCGGTGAATTGAAAGTTCCGGGTGATAAGTCCATCTCTCATCGGGCTGTTATGCTGGGATCTCTCGCACAAGGTGATACCGAGGTGTCGGATTTTCTTGAAGGAGCGGACTGTCTCTCCACGATTGACTGTTTTCGAAAGATGGGAATCGACATCGAAAAAACTGATCATAAAATCATCATTCACGGAAAAGGACTGCATGGGCTAAAAAAGCCATATGGGATCCTCGACTGTGGAAACAGTGGAACCACCATGCGTCTCATCTCCGGAATTCTTTCGGGACAGTCTTTTGAAAGTACGCTTACCGGAGATCCGTCTATCAAAAAACGTCCTATGAATCGGATTATACGCCCCCTGAAAATGATGGGAGCCGATATTAAAAGTATCAATTCCAACGACTGTGCTCCTCTTTCAATTGTGGGAAAACAGCTTAACGGCATCGAATATCACTCTCCTCTTGCATCTGCGCAGGTAAAATCCTGCATTCTTCTGGCAGGTCTCTACGCAGATTCACCGACATCTGTGACAGAACCTTATGTATCGAGAAATCACACAGAGCTGATGCTGTCTTATTTCGAAGGAGATGTCAAAACCTTGGAAACTACCGCCATGATACAGCCAGAACCTCATCTGAAAGGACAAAAGGTAGACGTCCCGGGAGATATCTCCTCCGCTGCATATTTTATTGCCGCAGCTCTTATGATACCAGGATCAAAAATCCTGCTCAAAAATGTCGGTATCAATCCAACAAGAAGCGGTATCATAACGGTCTGTAAATCTATGGGGGGAAAGATTGAACTCATAAGTCAGAGAAATGATGGATATGAACCGACCGCTGATCTGCTGATACAATCATCAGATCTTCACGGATGCGTGATAGGGGGAGGGATGATTCCCACCTTAATAGATGAAATTCCAATCATAGCCGTCCTGGCTTCCTTTGCCTCAGGCATCACAATGATAAAAGACGCCCAGGAGCTGAAAGTTAAGGAATCCAATCGGCTTGATATTATGGTGAAAGAATTACAGGCTATGGGTGTCAATGTCGAAGGTACCGATGACGGCATGATCATCCAGGGGGGGAATCCAATGAATGGAACCGAAATCGAAAGCTATCTTGACCATCGCATTGCCATGGCATTTTCAATTGCAGGACTCGTCTGCGAGGGTGAAACCACGATTAAGCACAGCAATTGTATCGATATCTCTTATCCCGGATTTTACAAAGATCTCGCAGAATTATCACAGGATTAA
- a CDS encoding prephenate dehydrogenase: MTTIGFIGLGLIGGSIARAIRKHHPDYKILAYNPNKDTLITAVSEHVVDIPCDKTDIRFQECDVIFLCAPVNANISYLKTLKDIISSDIILTDVGSVKGTIHQEAVSLHLDANFIGGHPMAGSEKTGYENSADYLIENAYYILTPCETVKPEKALEFQKFIRSLGALPLIMSPSEHDYITAGVSHLPHIIASILVNEVKQLDGPSEYMKMIAAGGFKDITRIASSSPEMWQHICLSNKDMILKTIDKFDELLMTARACIADADKDGLYSMFESSRYYRDSITDITSASNKSHVLYCDIYDETGGIAAVTSVLAQHNISIKNIGIIHNREFEEGVLKIEFYQEDACKKGAAILKQNSYLIHRRT, from the coding sequence TTGACAACTATCGGCTTTATCGGCCTCGGACTGATCGGTGGATCCATTGCCAGAGCAATCAGAAAACACCACCCGGATTACAAAATTCTTGCATACAATCCCAATAAGGATACCCTTATAACTGCAGTATCAGAGCATGTCGTTGATATCCCCTGCGATAAAACAGACATACGTTTTCAGGAATGTGATGTGATCTTCCTGTGCGCACCCGTGAACGCAAATATCTCCTACCTTAAAACATTAAAAGATATCATCTCATCTGACATCATCCTCACAGACGTAGGAAGTGTAAAGGGCACCATCCATCAGGAAGCAGTAAGTTTACATTTGGATGCTAATTTTATCGGGGGTCACCCGATGGCCGGCTCGGAAAAAACAGGATATGAGAATTCTGCAGACTATCTGATTGAAAACGCATACTATATCCTAACACCCTGTGAGACTGTTAAACCGGAAAAAGCTTTGGAATTTCAAAAATTTATACGTTCTTTGGGAGCCCTCCCTCTGATCATGTCCCCATCGGAACATGATTACATCACTGCCGGTGTGAGCCATCTCCCTCATATTATTGCCTCGATCCTTGTAAATGAAGTAAAACAACTCGACGGACCATCTGAATATATGAAAATGATTGCTGCCGGCGGTTTTAAAGACATCACACGGATCGCATCATCCTCGCCTGAGATGTGGCAGCATATCTGTCTCTCTAATAAAGATATGATACTGAAAACGATCGACAAGTTTGATGAACTCCTGATGACGGCCAGAGCCTGCATTGCAGACGCCGATAAGGACGGGCTCTATTCCATGTTCGAATCCTCGCGCTATTACCGCGACTCCATCACGGATATCACATCTGCCTCCAATAAAAGTCATGTATTATACTGTGATATTTATGATGAGACAGGCGGGATCGCTGCAGTCACAAGTGTGCTGGCACAACACAACATCAGTATCAAAAACATTGGAATCATACATAACCGCGAATTCGAGGAAGGGGTTCTTAAGATTGAGTTCTATCAGGAAGATGCCTGCAAAAAGGGTGCTGCCATCCTAAAGCAAAACTCCTATCTGATTCACAGGAGAACATAG
- a CDS encoding elongation factor G produces MDVFRTDRIRNVVLLGHGSAGKTTLTEAMAYLSGITNRLGKITDGNTVSDYDKEEIKRKFSISTTLVPVIWGKYKINILDTPGFFDFVGEVEEAVAAADAAVIVVSGKSGVEVGTQKAWDLCEKYHLPRMIFVTEMDIDNVSYREVVEQLKELYGRRIAPLHMPIREDEKFVGYINIVKNKGRRYLDKGQKKECEIPDYSKEYLEKYRETLMESVAETSDEFMDRYFEGDEFSVAEISAALSKNVKEGSLIPVCMGAPVCLYGVSNLLDDICGYFPSPDERECRGENIQTNEEFNADYDFQKPKSSFVFKTIADPFLGKYSLIKVCSGVIKNDDVLYNVSQDSEEKLNKLYVLEGSKPIEVEEIHAGDIGAIAKLGDAKTGDTLATKSVPVRYPDIEISKPYTAKRFKPKNKEDVDKISQAFARLMQEDQTLKVVNDSANHQTLIFCIGDQQIDVTASKLLERYNVEVVLSEPKVAFRETIRGKSDVESKYKKQTGGHGQYGHVKMRFEPWDDLNTPYIFEQEVVGGAVPKNYFPAVEKGIAEAVQSGPLAAYPVVGVKAILYDGSYHPVDSSEMAFKTASVMAFKKGFMEAKPVLLEPIVNMKISVPEKFTGDVMGDLNKRRGRVLGMNPDSNGNTVVEADVPELSVYGYGTVLRSMTGGSGTFEYEFARYEQAPSDIQKEQIEARANKIKNDEE; encoded by the coding sequence ATGGACGTTTTTCGAACTGACAGGATCAGAAATGTGGTGCTGCTTGGACATGGTAGTGCGGGAAAGACAACACTTACCGAGGCTATGGCTTATCTTTCCGGTATTACGAATCGTCTTGGAAAGATTACGGATGGTAATACAGTCAGCGATTATGATAAGGAAGAGATCAAACGGAAATTTTCAATATCAACAACGCTGGTTCCGGTTATTTGGGGAAAATATAAAATCAACATTCTTGATACGCCTGGATTTTTCGATTTTGTGGGTGAGGTAGAAGAGGCTGTGGCGGCAGCCGATGCTGCAGTGATTGTAGTATCGGGAAAATCAGGGGTCGAGGTCGGTACACAGAAGGCCTGGGATCTCTGTGAAAAATATCATCTTCCTCGCATGATCTTTGTCACAGAGATGGATATTGACAATGTCAGCTACCGGGAAGTGGTCGAGCAGCTGAAAGAATTATATGGCAGAAGGATTGCACCGCTTCACATGCCAATCAGGGAAGATGAGAAATTTGTCGGTTATATCAATATCGTGAAGAATAAAGGACGCCGTTACCTTGACAAAGGTCAAAAAAAAGAGTGCGAAATCCCTGATTATTCAAAAGAATATCTGGAAAAATATCGGGAAACGCTGATGGAGTCTGTGGCCGAGACAAGTGATGAATTTATGGACCGCTATTTCGAGGGGGATGAGTTTTCTGTTGCTGAGATTTCTGCAGCACTGTCTAAGAATGTAAAGGAAGGCAGCCTGATACCTGTGTGCATGGGGGCTCCAGTCTGCCTTTATGGAGTTTCCAATCTGTTGGACGATATCTGCGGATACTTTCCAAGTCCGGATGAAAGAGAATGCAGGGGAGAAAATATCCAGACTAACGAAGAATTCAATGCTGATTATGATTTTCAGAAGCCAAAGTCATCATTTGTATTCAAAACAATTGCAGATCCTTTCCTGGGGAAATACTCACTGATTAAGGTGTGCTCAGGGGTAATCAAGAATGATGATGTTCTCTATAATGTCAGTCAGGACAGCGAAGAAAAATTGAATAAGCTCTATGTGCTGGAAGGTTCAAAACCCATTGAGGTTGAGGAAATTCACGCAGGCGATATTGGTGCGATTGCAAAACTAGGTGATGCGAAAACCGGTGATACCCTGGCAACGAAATCTGTTCCGGTTCGCTATCCGGATATCGAGATCTCAAAACCGTACACGGCAAAGAGATTCAAACCGAAAAACAAAGAAGATGTCGATAAGATATCTCAGGCATTTGCAAGGTTGATGCAGGAGGATCAGACACTTAAAGTTGTCAACGATTCAGCCAATCATCAAACTTTGATTTTCTGTATCGGAGATCAGCAGATTGATGTAACAGCAAGCAAACTGCTGGAACGTTATAATGTGGAAGTGGTCTTAAGCGAACCAAAAGTGGCTTTCCGTGAGACGATTCGTGGAAAATCCGATGTAGAGTCAAAATATAAGAAACAGACAGGCGGTCACGGCCAGTATGGGCATGTCAAGATGCGTTTTGAACCTTGGGATGATCTGAATACACCCTATATCTTTGAACAAGAAGTTGTAGGAGGAGCAGTTCCCAAGAATTATTTCCCTGCTGTGGAAAAGGGTATCGCCGAGGCAGTTCAGTCTGGTCCCCTCGCTGCTTATCCTGTGGTCGGTGTGAAAGCAATACTCTACGATGGATCCTATCATCCGGTTGATTCCTCAGAGATGGCCTTTAAGACAGCGTCTGTGATGGCCTTTAAGAAAGGATTTATGGAGGCAAAACCTGTGCTTTTGGAGCCAATTGTGAATATGAAGATTTCAGTGCCTGAAAAGTTCACCGGTGATGTCATGGGAGATCTGAACAAACGCCGCGGTCGTGTTCTTGGCATGAATCCCGATTCAAACGGAAATACAGTTGTTGAGGCAGATGTCCCGGAACTTTCTGTTTATGGATACGGAACAGTTCTCCGTTCCATGACCGGAGGCAGCGGGACTTTCGAATACGAATTCGCAAGATATGAGCAGGCTCCATCTGATATCCAAAAAGAACAGATTGAAGCCAGGGCTAATAAGATTAAAAATGATGAAGAGTAA
- the leuS gene encoding leucine--tRNA ligase — protein sequence MAVPYNHKAIEAKWRVNWEKNPVNPKVDEKGKEKPKYYCLDMFPYPSGNGLHVGHWRGYVISDVWSRYKLLKGYYVIHPMGWDAFGLPAENYAIKMGEHPAISTARNVENIKRQIQDIAAIYDWDMEVNTTDPEFYKWTQWIFIQMFKQGLAYEKEFPINWCPSCKTGLANEEVVNGRCERCGSEVTKKNLRQWNLKITKYADRLLNDLDKLDWPEKVKKMQSDWIGKSYGAEVKFPVDGMNEEITVYTTRPDTLHGATFMVLAPEHEMAKKLAVDETKEAVEKYIYDSSMKSNVDRLQGKEKTGVFTGSYCINPLNGKKVPIWLSDYVLADYGTGAIMCVPAHDDRDFEFAKKFDLPIVQVIAKDGKEIENMTEAYTKAEGTMINSGVWNGMESAVLKKEAPHMIEKMGIGKATVNFKLRDWVFSRQRYWGEPIPIIHCPHCGNVPVPEDELPLRLPEVKSYQPTGTGESPLAAIDEWVNCKCPVCGADAKRETNTMPQWAGSSWYFLRYVDNKNAEELVSKENASKYLPVDMYIGGVEHAVLHLLYSRFYTKFLYDIGVIDFDEPFLKLFNQGMITGKNGIKMSKSKGNVVSPDELVDDYGCDSLRMYELFVGPPELDAEWDDRGIDGVNRFLKRFWKLSLDSLEGDVKPTDEMIRYRHKMVYEITSRLQSFSLNTVISGFMEYTNKFVDIAKKTGGIDCETIETITILLAPFAPHMAEEVWERYGHKDTIFAETWPKYDEEAMKDDQIEIPVQINGKTRAVIKVSALVSKDDAIAAGKEAVKEKLTKTVIKEIFVPGKIINIVQK from the coding sequence ATGGCAGTACCTTATAATCATAAAGCCATTGAGGCAAAATGGCGTGTGAACTGGGAGAAGAATCCCGTGAATCCAAAAGTGGATGAAAAAGGAAAAGAAAAGCCCAAATATTATTGTTTGGATATGTTTCCGTATCCTTCGGGAAATGGTCTTCATGTGGGACATTGGAGAGGCTATGTCATCTCGGATGTGTGGAGCCGTTATAAATTACTGAAAGGCTATTATGTGATCCATCCGATGGGGTGGGATGCATTCGGCCTTCCGGCAGAAAATTATGCGATTAAGATGGGGGAACATCCGGCGATCTCAACCGCAAGGAATGTAGAGAATATCAAAAGGCAGATACAGGATATCGCCGCAATCTATGACTGGGATATGGAAGTCAATACTACAGATCCCGAATTCTACAAGTGGACACAGTGGATTTTTATTCAGATGTTCAAGCAGGGCCTGGCTTATGAGAAAGAGTTTCCGATTAACTGGTGTCCTTCGTGTAAGACAGGTCTTGCAAATGAAGAAGTGGTTAACGGCAGGTGTGAACGCTGTGGATCTGAGGTAACCAAAAAGAATCTTCGCCAGTGGAATCTTAAAATTACAAAATATGCTGATCGTCTGTTAAATGATCTGGATAAGCTTGATTGGCCGGAAAAGGTCAAAAAGATGCAGTCTGACTGGATTGGAAAGTCCTATGGTGCCGAGGTCAAATTCCCGGTGGATGGCATGAATGAGGAGATCACAGTCTATACAACAAGGCCTGACACACTTCACGGGGCAACATTTATGGTTCTTGCACCGGAACATGAAATGGCAAAAAAGTTAGCTGTAGACGAGACAAAAGAAGCAGTCGAAAAGTATATCTATGATTCTTCTATGAAGTCGAATGTTGATCGTCTGCAGGGAAAAGAAAAGACAGGTGTATTTACCGGAAGTTACTGCATCAATCCTCTAAATGGAAAAAAAGTGCCGATTTGGCTTTCTGATTATGTTCTCGCCGATTATGGTACTGGGGCAATCATGTGTGTTCCTGCGCATGATGACCGTGACTTTGAATTCGCAAAAAAATTTGATCTTCCAATCGTGCAGGTTATTGCGAAAGATGGAAAAGAAATTGAAAACATGACGGAAGCTTACACGAAAGCGGAGGGGACAATGATTAACTCCGGTGTGTGGAATGGCATGGAGTCCGCAGTGCTGAAAAAAGAAGCCCCTCATATGATAGAGAAGATGGGAATCGGTAAAGCAACCGTAAACTTCAAGCTTCGCGACTGGGTTTTCTCCCGTCAGCGCTACTGGGGGGAACCGATACCGATTATTCACTGCCCTCACTGCGGCAATGTTCCTGTTCCGGAAGACGAGCTTCCGCTTCGCCTGCCTGAGGTCAAAAGTTATCAGCCGACAGGAACTGGGGAATCTCCACTTGCTGCAATTGATGAATGGGTGAATTGCAAGTGTCCTGTCTGTGGTGCAGATGCCAAAAGAGAGACGAACACGATGCCGCAGTGGGCCGGTTCCTCCTGGTATTTTCTGCGCTATGTGGATAACAAGAATGCCGAAGAATTGGTGTCAAAAGAGAATGCATCGAAATATCTGCCGGTTGATATGTATATCGGCGGAGTGGAACATGCGGTTCTGCATTTGCTATATTCTAGGTTCTACACAAAGTTTTTATATGACATCGGCGTGATAGACTTTGATGAGCCATTTTTGAAGCTCTTTAATCAGGGTATGATCACCGGTAAGAATGGTATCAAGATGAGTAAATCAAAGGGAAATGTGGTTTCTCCCGATGAACTGGTGGATGATTACGGATGCGACTCGCTTCGTATGTATGAACTTTTTGTCGGACCGCCAGAATTGGACGCTGAATGGGATGACAGGGGAATTGACGGTGTCAACCGTTTCTTAAAACGTTTCTGGAAACTGTCTTTAGACAGCTTGGAGGGTGATGTAAAGCCAACGGATGAGATGATACGATACCGCCATAAGATGGTTTATGAGATTACTTCACGTCTGCAATCATTCAGCTTGAATACGGTTATCTCAGGGTTTATGGAATATACGAACAAATTTGTAGATATAGCAAAAAAAACCGGCGGAATAGACTGCGAGACGATCGAGACGATAACAATCCTTCTGGCACCATTTGCGCCGCATATGGCGGAGGAAGTTTGGGAACGATATGGTCACAAGGATACGATTTTTGCGGAGACATGGCCAAAGTATGACGAGGAAGCTATGAAAGATGATCAGATTGAGATTCCGGTTCAGATCAACGGAAAGACCAGAGCCGTGATCAAGGTATCCGCTTTAGTAAGCAAAGACGATGCAATCGCCGCTGGAAAAGAAGCAGTGAAAGAGAAACTGACCAAAACTGTGATCAAAGAGATCTTCGTACCGGGTAAGATCATAAATATTGTGCAAAAGTAA
- a CDS encoding aspartate dehydrogenase domain-containing protein, whose translation MMKKLKLALLGCGKLNEIVANALEEGLLPEYELVAVLGRDEKRAKDFAERHHCSMCKNIEEMIEMKPDFTAEAASVSAVRDYSETIIRGGSNLVLLSIGALADKEFYDCIKQTAMTAKKRVYIASGAVGGFDILRTASLMSDVNVSMLSEKDPDVAARMPLKTKVSPDVKERETVFSGTTKEAIELLPTQVNVAVATALASAGPKDTDMKIQAVPGFKGDQYKIELDGEEVKTELNIYSRTSAIAGWSVVAVLQNAVSPIVF comes from the coding sequence ATGATGAAGAAATTAAAATTAGCCCTTCTCGGATGTGGCAAATTAAATGAGATTGTGGCAAATGCTCTGGAAGAGGGTTTGCTTCCGGAATATGAACTGGTGGCAGTTCTGGGACGTGATGAGAAAAGAGCAAAGGATTTTGCAGAGCGTCATCACTGCAGCATGTGTAAAAATATCGAAGAAATGATAGAGATGAAACCAGATTTCACTGCTGAAGCTGCTTCTGTTTCGGCAGTGAGAGACTATAGTGAGACAATTATAAGGGGTGGATCAAACCTTGTTTTGCTCTCAATTGGAGCATTGGCTGATAAAGAGTTCTATGATTGCATAAAACAGACAGCTATGACAGCCAAAAAGCGAGTATATATCGCGAGTGGTGCAGTAGGAGGATTCGATATCCTGCGCACCGCTTCTCTGATGAGTGATGTAAATGTTTCAATGTTGTCGGAGAAAGATCCCGATGTCGCTGCCCGCATGCCGCTTAAGACCAAAGTCAGTCCAGATGTGAAAGAACGGGAAACTGTATTTTCCGGTACTACGAAAGAAGCGATTGAGCTTCTCCCGACCCAGGTAAATGTTGCAGTTGCAACAGCCCTGGCAAGTGCGGGTCCAAAGGACACGGATATGAAGATTCAGGCGGTTCCCGGATTTAAGGGCGATCAGTACAAGATTGAACTTGATGGAGAAGAAGTGAAAACAGAACTGAACATCTATTCACGGACGAGTGCCATAGCTGGTTGGAGCGTTGTGGCCGTTTTACAGAATGCCGTAAGTCCGATCGTATTTTAA
- a CDS encoding D-isomer specific 2-hydroxyacid dehydrogenase family protein, producing the protein MFKKLVVIEPIGMVPSAEKQLYDFAHEVVMYPDIPEGDDEIIRRIGDADGVLLSYTSSIDQTVIEACQNLRYIGMCCSLYSPESANVDIRFAEEKGITVRGIRDYGDQGVVEFVLSELIRYLHGFGEKQWKEKPMELTDLKVGVVGLGTTGKMIAAGLQGLGADLYYYSRTRKHDEELKGVKYKELDDLLETVDVVCTCLNKNVILLHEEQFEKLGNHKMFFNTSIAPSHDIAPLEKWLEHGDNEFFCDTDGALGDPTGRLLANPHVNCIHQSAGRTGQADVRLGEKVLDNMKKFLKAMA; encoded by the coding sequence ATGTTTAAAAAACTTGTTGTGATAGAACCGATTGGCATGGTTCCCTCAGCGGAGAAACAGTTATACGATTTTGCCCATGAGGTCGTGATGTATCCGGATATACCAGAGGGAGACGACGAGATTATAAGAAGAATTGGCGATGCGGATGGTGTTCTGCTCAGCTATACTTCAAGTATAGATCAAACGGTGATTGAAGCATGCCAAAACCTTCGATATATTGGAATGTGCTGTAGCCTCTATTCCCCGGAAAGTGCCAACGTGGATATTCGTTTTGCTGAAGAAAAGGGAATTACAGTTCGCGGTATTCGGGACTATGGGGATCAGGGCGTAGTTGAATTTGTCCTCAGCGAATTAATTCGTTATCTCCATGGATTCGGAGAAAAACAGTGGAAAGAGAAACCTATGGAACTGACCGATCTGAAAGTCGGCGTTGTAGGGCTGGGCACAACAGGAAAGATGATTGCCGCGGGTCTTCAGGGACTGGGGGCAGATCTTTATTACTATAGTCGGACCCGCAAACACGACGAAGAATTGAAAGGGGTTAAATACAAGGAACTAGACGATCTCCTTGAGACTGTTGATGTCGTGTGCACATGTTTGAACAAGAATGTCATCCTGCTCCATGAAGAACAGTTTGAAAAGCTTGGAAACCATAAGATGTTTTTTAACACATCAATTGCACCCTCACATGATATTGCTCCGCTTGAGAAGTGGCTGGAACACGGAGATAATGAATTCTTCTGTGATACGGATGGTGCACTAGGGGATCCAACAGGAAGACTTCTTGCAAATCCCCATGTAAACTGTATCCATCAGTCAGCTGGAAGGACTGGACAGGCTGATGTGCGTCTGGGAGAAAAAGTTCTTGATAATATGAAAAAATTCTTAAAAGCTATGGCTTAG
- a CDS encoding MraY family glycosyltransferase: protein MIDYLWNSQSPLFAFAGILFAFICTCAAITKFGGKLPRDMGRDYAVDGKLSAGKPRGAGLIFIMAFTVSAILFAQVNLELMIYLAMVVVEMLTGYLDDASDQPWGDYKKGFLDLIVSIITAVTFIMFNGSTIEFATLGVCVTLPSALYCILAVILIWFSINVTNCSDGVDGLSGTLTIITLITIYIIGQMRKMDPVFAYMILLFVVCILGYLWYNATPSVLMMGDAGSRAMGIFIAVAAMKTGSPVIYILAAIVLIFDGGAGLVKVFLLRFFKIHILKNVRTPLHDHVRKVSGWSNTQTVFRFAIIQVVVSAAAIYLVMMH from the coding sequence ATGATAGACTATCTATGGAACAGTCAGTCACCGCTTTTTGCATTTGCAGGTATTCTATTTGCATTCATATGTACCTGTGCAGCGATTACAAAGTTTGGCGGAAAACTGCCCAGAGACATGGGAAGAGATTATGCCGTCGATGGAAAGCTTTCAGCCGGAAAGCCGCGTGGGGCAGGGCTTATCTTTATTATGGCATTCACTGTATCAGCGATTCTTTTTGCACAGGTGAATTTGGAACTTATGATTTATCTGGCTATGGTTGTAGTTGAAATGCTGACCGGATATCTGGATGATGCCTCGGACCAGCCATGGGGAGATTATAAGAAGGGGTTTCTCGACCTGATTGTTTCAATCATTACTGCCGTTACTTTCATCATGTTCAACGGCAGTACGATTGAATTTGCTACACTGGGAGTATGTGTGACCCTTCCTTCTGCGCTTTATTGTATTCTGGCAGTGATCTTGATCTGGTTCTCGATCAATGTGACAAACTGTTCTGATGGAGTAGACGGACTTTCCGGGACACTGACAATTATTACCTTGATCACAATCTATATTATCGGACAGATGCGTAAGATGGATCCAGTTTTTGCATACATGATCCTTCTGTTTGTCGTCTGCATTCTGGGATATCTCTGGTACAATGCTACACCGAGTGTACTAATGATGGGCGATGCAGGTTCAAGAGCTATGGGTATCTTTATTGCAGTCGCCGCCATGAAAACAGGAAGCCCTGTAATTTATATACTCGCCGCAATTGTGCTGATATTCGATGGCGGGGCCGGCCTTGTGAAAGTGTTCCTTCTTCGGTTCTTTAAGATACATATTTTAAAAAATGTGAGAACCCCGCTGCATGACCATGTAAGGAAGGTATCTGGCTGGTCGAATACACAGACGGTGTTTCGATTCGCAATCATACAGGTCGTCGTTTCAGCGGCAGCGATATATCTTGTAATGATGCATTGA